From the Kogia breviceps isolate mKogBre1 chromosome 10, mKogBre1 haplotype 1, whole genome shotgun sequence genome, the window ttctttttctctttctttctttttctctttctttttttctttctttcttttctttctttagttgcgttgggtcttcgttgctgcatgtgggctttctctagtttcgtcagtcaggggctactcttcattttggtgtgcgggcttctcattgcagtgttttctcttgttacggagcttgggctttaggcacacgggcttcagtagttgtggcgcgtgggctcagtagttgtggctcacgggctctagagcgcaggctcagtagttgtggcacatgggcttagttgctccgcagcacgtgggatcttcctggaccagggctcgaacctgtgtcccctgcattggcaggcggattcttaacctacagttcttttcttttggctCCTGAAAGCTACTGTGCCCCTCCTTCTACCCTCCCTGGTTTCTGCTgtcattctaattttttttttcaataggcaatgtgttatttttctctgGTTACTCTtaagctttttttctttgtctttagttttcaactAAGTTCACTTGTGATGTGTTGTGGCATGGATTTATTTGGGTGTATCCTGTTTAGAGTTCGCTCAGCTTCTTAAATCTATATGTTTAtgttttgccaaatttgggaagttttcagcagTTATTTCTTTGAGTACTTTTTCATTCTTaccctcttttctcctcttcttctgggactgtGAGGACACAAATATTAGATTTTCTGTTACAGCCCCAGGGGTCCCTGAGGTTCTTTTCAgtttgtttcagtttgttttctttgtgttgttCAGATTGGATATTTTCCATTGTTCTGTCTTCTAATCCTGATTTCCCCCTGCTCTCTCCCCTGTATTCTGCTGTTGAACGAGCCATCCACtgagcttttttattttctttttaacaaatttatttattaattatttatttttggctgtgtcaggtcttcattgttgcacaccagctttctctagttatgccgagcgggagctactcttcattgcagtgtgcagtcttctcattgcagtggcttctcttgttgcagatcatgggctctaggcgctcgggcttcagtagttgtgtggcactcaggctcagtagttgtggtgcatgggcttagttgctctgcagcatgtgggatcttcctggaccagggcttgaacctgtatcccctgcattggcaggcggattcttaaccactgcaccaccagggaagtccccactgagctttttattttggttgtatttttcaattctaaaaCTTCCACTTGGTTCTTcctcatatcttctatttctgtgctggtattttatttatttgctgtggctttctaatttttaaaatctgtttcaaacatattaataattactcaTTGAAGGATTTTTACAATGGCtggtttaaaatctttgtcagataattctaacatctctgtCATCTTGGTATTGGCATctattgcttcttttttctttcagtttgagaTCATCCTGGGTTTGGACATGTTGTGTGATTTCCAACTGGAACCCGGATAGTTGTGTACTTTATTGAGATTCTGGATCCTATTTAATCTTTCCATTTTAGTTGGCTTTCTTTGATACCACTCCAGTAGGAAGGGAGGGATGCTGCCTCGTTACTGCCAAGTGGAAGTGGAAGTCTAGGTGACCCACTCAACCTCTGTTGACACTTGAGGGTGgggcacatttttttttattttattttatccagtattgcatttattttttttattttttatttttaacatctttattggagtatactttctttacaatggtgttttagtttctgctttataacaaagtgaatcagttatacatacacatatgttcccatatctcttccctcttgagtctccctccctcccaccctccctatcccaccccacccctctaggtggtcacaaagcaccgagctgatctctctgtgctatgcggctgcttcccactagctatctattttacatttggtagtgtatatatgtccatgccactctctcactttgtcccagcttacccttccccctccccatatcctcaaatccattctctagtaggtctgtgtctttattcccgtcttacccctaggttcttcatgacattttttttcttagattccatatatatgtgttagcatacggtatttgtctttctctttctgacttacttctctgtatgacagactctaggtctatccacctcactacaaataactcactttcgtttctttttatggctgagtaatattccattgggggCACTTCTTTTTACTGCTGGGTGGATGTGGGAGTTCCAGTGTCTCTACTGACACCACAGGACAGGAGGGTGATGGTTACAGGCTCTCAGGGATGAAAGTCCTTATTCCGTACTTGGCCTTTTCTGACTCCACGCAGGTAGCATGTTGGGTACCTTGTTACAGCCCTGCGAAGGTGGAAGTCTGGGCTCCCCACAGGGTTTTTGCTGGTGTGGATGAGGGTGAGGCCACAGTTTTTTCTATGGTGTATGGCTGGAGTAGAGTGTTTTTTGTCTAAAGATTTTCTGTCTTTCTAGGCTGTTCCTTTTCTGGTCCTTTGTCTAGAGAATGCAGGCTTTTGTTGAGGCTTCTTTTTGATTTGTGCTTGTTGGTATTCCTGGTTTGCCAGTTTCTTCTGCTTTAAGTCTGAaatatatcaaaaaagaaaatccaggagACTCACCACTATGTCATTGCTCAAGTCCCAAGGTCTCTAGCCAGTCTGCTTCTTCTCTCCAAACTTTCAGAGTCCTCttatatttgtttaaaacaaataatgtCTAGAGTTTTTTGTTGTACTTAGCAGGAGGATTGGGAAAATACTTCTTAGAcgtctgtatattgattttgagTTAGGGAATGTTTGTTTTCAGTAGCCTTGTCCCTTAGTCTTTTCCATCATGGCTTCTTCCATCTCTTTTATGCCTGAAGTCCTTTTCTGCTTCTAGATGAGACAGTCCCCATCCATATTCTTCCCTTGCACTCCTCCACTCTGCTGGGTTACTACTTTGtgattctcttctcttctcaaaCCCCTACCCTCTCAGGAGAGGACctgggtctttaaaaaaaattattattaattaatttatttatttttggctgtgttgagtcttcattgctgcgcgtgggctttctctagttgcggcaagtgggggctactctttgttgcggtgcacaggcttctcattgcggttgcttctcttgttgcagagcatgggctctaggtgtgtgggcttcagtagttgtggcatgagggctcagtagttgtggcgcacaggcttagttgctccacagcacgtgggatcttcctggaccagagctcgaacccgtgtcccctgcattggcaggtggattcttaaccacttcaccaccagggaagtcccctggctttctacttcactgagaaaactgaaaccaCCAGAAGAGGACTTTACCAGATGCCCTCCACTGCCTCCACTCACCCACTGGCATCTAACTACATCTGTGGCTGCCTGGCTATTTCCACCACTAATGGCCCATGCTTCTGTTTGACCCCACATCCTATCCCCTCTTGCCCATCCAGAGACCTTGCTTCAacgatttttctttctctgtccttcaGCATCAGTTTTTGCTCTCCAATGGATTGTTCTCTTCAGCAATAAAAGCATAAACGTGCTTGTATTTTCACCTTAAAAATACAAACTTCTCTCTGTTTTACCTTCCACATCTATTTCTGTTCTTCCTGTCTTTGCTCTCCTTTACATCAAAACTCTTTGAAAGTTTTctgcttttgttgattttttcctACTCATTGTCTCTAGTCCCCCTTCTCTAATTGTCAAACCCACATCAGACTGGCTTTTGCCTCACAACTCCAACAAAAGTACTTTTGTCAAGATCAccagtaaccttttttttttaaaaaaaatatttatttatttatttttggctgcgtcgggtcttagttgcagtgtgtgggctctttgcggcacgtgggcttctctctagttgcggcaggtgggcttagttgccccgtggcacatgggatcttagttccccaaccagggattgaacccgcatcccctgcactggaaggcggattcttaaccactggaccaccagagacgtCCCACCAGTGACTTTTACACTAAATCCAATGTTCAGTTCTTGGGCCTGGATATTGATCCATCTTGATCCATCAACAGAATTGGACTCAGTTGGTCCCCCATCTTCCTTGAAGAACTGTCTTCACTTGGCTTCTCTCCTGACTTTCCTCCTACCTACTTGGCTGCTCCTTTTCTATGTCCGTTGTTGGTTTATcctcatcttctcaatcttttaaTGTTCATATGCACAAGGCTCAGTCATATTACACTCATCTCGTTGATGATTTCTTCTTGTCTCATGACTTTTAGACACCATCTGTATAAGAATGATTTTCCAGTTTGTGTCTCCAACTCAGACTTTTCCCGAACTCTGGACTAGTTTATCCAACATTTCCGTTGGATGCTAGTAGGCACCTCAGAGTCACCATGCGCAAAACTGAACTCCTGGTCTTCCTCAATACCTGCTTTACCTACAACCTTCTGTAGCTTGGATGGTGGCAATATCATCTGTCTAGTTGTTCATCCCTAAAACCCAGGAGTTCTCCTAGATTGTACACTTTATCTCACTGTACATATCCTATTTGTTGAACAGTTAAGCTGGCTTTCAATGTATCACAAATCTATCCCGTCCCATCACCTCCATTGCAACTACATTGCTCCAGGTCACCTTCAGCACTGGCCTGGATGACTGTGAGGGCCTCCTCACTTGTTTCCCTGCTTATAGTCTATACCACACATAACAGTGAGAAAATTCTGTTAATGTGTCAATTCCATGCCCAGTCCTCTTTGGCCCCCCAGGTCACTGTGAGTCAGCTCCAGCATCCTCTGATAACATGGGCCTCTGTGCCATTCCTCAGATACACCAGGCTCACGTGTGCCAGGATCATCTGgggaagttatatttttaaaaaagccattgATACTCAATGGACATTgtcttaaatttattatttttagaaaaattgacATCTTCCTGATTGAAAACTTTTCCTAACCAGAACTATGACTCTCTTCTTATTTACCTCTTCTTTTATGTCCCTTGGAAAGGTTTTAGAGTTTTATTTATGCAAATCCTATTGCTTgatgaacatatattttattgctttttttttccctaagaacaTTCTTTATTCCTTAAACAAGTCACACCTCCTGTGATTTCATTGGAAAAACAGAAACTGGAAGAAGTATTTCTGTAACTTTATCAGAGGAACACAGATCAATGTATTTAAAGGAATGCTTAATTTGAGTTTAGACATGTAAATCAGTTTAGGAGACATTGTGTACTATCTAGCGTATTCAAGTTTTGCTACTTGAAAGTTGACTGTGGATTGATTTTTCTACCTTAATTTAACTAATAAATTTGTAGTCATACCTACTATATTCCTGGCAAGGGGCTAGAGATATCATGATCAACAAGGCCACGTTTTTGCTCTTGGGAATCTCATAGACTTGATTTTCTTCTCCAGTACAAGCCAAGCTCTATAAAAAGAGCTAGTTTAAGACATTACAGATTTCATGAAGGTAGGCACTCACTTTAAAGAATAGCCTTTAAAACCCTTGAGTCCAcgcaattatttttcttgtactcATTGAAGTTATTAGGTACCTGATAAAAAATACTGAGAGGTTGCACCGTAAGGAATATTTCACCTAAATATGCAATATTAGACCAATGAACATGGACTGTCATATTTCTAGCATTATGGAGAGTTCTGGGTTAGGTGCAGGTGCCCCTTCAAGAAAACTTGATATTACTGTTTCAGTATCAGCAATAAAACAGCACTTCATGTGTTACTTATAATGGAAGGTTTATTACCTTCATATCCTCTTAATaatgtatttcttcctttcatcaGGTATAATCTCATACCACAGCCCTTTGGCCTTAAAGAGTAATTTAATCTTCTTAGTTCAGAAAACTGTTAAGGCTttattgctatatattttttattttaacatcgttattggagtataattctttATTGCTATTAGAAtgggattcttttccattatttttcaacTAGTTATTGTTGGtatgtacaaatatttatttgacttatatatttattttgtaagtgtttctccttggaactATTAAATCTGAACTCTCTTTCCAGCTTTAATTACTCTTTGGTTGATGCCCCTGTGTGTTTGGATTCCTCTTGACTCTGTACTTGCTGTGGATCCTACATGGGGCTGTCTTTCTTACAGATCTTTTGTGGGATACCTCCTGCCTACCCTCAGGCTCTTGACTCTTAGGCCCTGGAGCCCAGAGGCTGGGATAGGGGGCCTCTCTTTGGCCCTCTCCTGGCTCTACACAGGACCTCTATCCAGGCATTGAGAGCTCTGAATACAATTTCCAGTTCACCTTCTTTTAACCAATCTTCATGATCAGTTAGAGCTTGGAGTGGATTTAGTAGTCAGTggatatttgttgaaggaataagTGATTGACTGAAGtatttgtctcttcctttctAGACTGCCAActagctttttttatttttccaactaGCTTTATTGGGAATGCTCTTGTATTTGGGAACTTATTTTTCAACTTATTTTCCAACtcctctgttgatttttttttctagtcaatgtgtgtatattttgtcATATGTTCACCTAGCCTTATTTCATAGTAACTTCCACCAATATTGTACATTCTAACTATCGATTTGACAATGATAGTTATATTATTTCATTGGTCTAATGCATAATGACCACTCCCACACTCACTATGTAATCTTCTGTAACCTGCTAGGTTTGTTGACTTTGATGTTGCTGTTGCTGACTTGATGactctttcctccctctcagATTCAAGCTTCTTCAGGGGAGACCAAGTACACTGGTGCCTTGGACTGTGCAAAGAAGCTATACAAGGAGGCTGGGATCCGAGGCATCTACAAGGGGACTGTACTCACCCTCATGCGAGGTAACCTTTGAGGCCCTCCATCTGAGGTGATTTGCCTCAGGGGGTCTTGCCTGGATCTCCCGATGAGCCTTGGCACCATACATGCCACATCTCTGACAGGGCCGGCACTGTGTGTCCTGGTTTTAGACCATCTTACCTCTGGCCAGCATGGACACACATGAGGATGGGGGGACCCTCCATCCTTCTGTTAGGCTGGCCCTCAAGCATGGAAATCATGAGCGTGGCAGTCAGAGGGGAGTAGCAAGTGGAGATCGTGGCTGGAGGGATGAGTGGGAAGAaagaatgacttaggagcagtGGAGCTCTTTTTGGCTTGAGAGGCATGTCCTATTGGGGTGGCAACAGAAGAGGCAGAGACAGCTCTACCCTTGTCCTGAGATGACAGCTTGGAGGAAGGCCAGATGTTAGCTCTGGTTATAACTGCTTGGAGTGGGCATATTAGTGGGGACCACTCAGAGGGCCTTTGAAGATGAAATAATGTCATGCATGTTAGCGCTCACTCACACCAGTGCTCGCCCCAGAGCAGCATCTGATCACTGCAAGGTGATTATTGCAAATAGGAAGTGCTGCTGAGGAGCTTCTCAGGAAACCTTCAAGGGTCCAAAGCCAAGCTTGGTTCTTCTAAGATCAAGAAATCtgtgagaattttatatcatttaatttacCTCTTTCTTGCCACTAACAGATGTTCCAGCCAGTGGGATGTATTTCATGACATATGAATGGCTGAAAAATATCTTCACTCCAGAGGAAAAGAGGTGAGGAGAACAGAAGTACTTAGAAGCCACTTTGCCCAATCATGGGTAGGTTGCCCTTTCCTGTTAGTGGATCTGAAGGCAGAAGTGGGACTTGCTTCTGTCTCCATGTCCACTCTCCTCTTGTTGCTGCTGAGGCCCAGCTAATACTAATACCCTTTACCCTGTGCCTCACCGGGTGGAGGAAGTGTTTGAAACAAGTGCATGAAACCTCCTTCAGCGAGTGTCAGCTACCATGTCACAGGAGCTTTGGCCTTGGACCTCCTCCCTCCAGCCAGTTTCTCCCTCTCTGTGGCTGCCCTGTCTGCACAGGAGGGATGGTCTGAACACCACTCTCACAGCCTTTGTCTGACTGGGGCTGTTTGGTATTCTACAGTGTCAATGAGCTCAGCGCGCCTCGGATCCTGGTGGCTGGGGGCATCGCAGGTATCTTCAACTGGGCTGTGGCAATCCCTCCAGACGTGCTCAAGTCCCGCTTCCAGACTGGTTAGTAGAGGAGAGTGGGGTAGATGGGGTTGGTGTGGGTCCCAGACTGGCTGTCCCTGTGGTACAGAGTTCTTAAGGCCCTAGGGACACTCACTCTCCACAGTAGCACTCAGCATCTGTCTGGCCAGCATTCTCCTTTGCAGTCATTTGTATTCTAGGAACGCTAGACTCATTTTCTTGTCAgcctaaacataaaataaatgagagaaggacttccctggcggtccagtggttaagactccacgcttccactgtggggggcacaggttcagtacctggtcggggaactaagatctcacatgccgtgcagcgtggcccaaaaaaataaaatagagaagaagTCAAATCAACCTTCCTTCCCTCACGTGAGCAGAAGGACTgtttcattctcccctcccttggcaCCAGTAATCCAGACATTTGTATCTGTTTGTCCCAAGGTGAACTGTGTTGTCTGTGGACCAGATGACCTGCAAGGTGTCCTCTCGCTGGTGCTGTGGCCCTGCAGGAAGACTTGACTACAATATTGTCCCCATGTAGGTCACCATGGTCATGTCAGGAAGCTTCCTGAAGCCTTAACAGTTGCTTTCTGCCCACAGCGCCTCCTGGGAAATATCCTAATGGCTTCAGAGATGTGCTGAGGGAGCTGATCCGGAATGAAGGAATCACATCCTTGTATAAGGGGTTCAATGCAGTGATGATTCGAGCCTTCCCAGCCAACGCGGTGAGTGACTGGCAGGGGCTGTGCTTTTCCCTTTGGGGCTCAGAGCAGGGTGCAGGTGGGCTGACTTTTGCTTGCTTCTGGGATTGAATTGGGGCTCAGTTTTTCCAAATCCCACCCTCAGTCAGAGCCTCCTTATTTGTTCCCTTTCCTGAAGCTGTCAGGAAGATTTGCCTTTGTGATTCTCTGAGGTGAGGAGTTTTGATTTCCTGGCCTGGCCATCAGAAGTGGGCAGTTGTGGGACatgcattttctttcccttttaggaATGAGAAAGCACAGCTTGATTCCGTGACCTGGGGTGGGAGATTAGGAAGGGGTTTTGGTCCTGACAGGGCCAGTCAAGCACAGTGTTGGGGTCTCTGTGAATAGTCACAACTCCTGTtggcttttctcttccttccaacCCCTTCTCAGGCCTGTTTCCTTGGCTTTGAAGTTGCCATGAAGTTCCTTAATTGGGCCATGCCCAACTTGTGAGGCTGAAGGCTGCTCAAGGCTTCAGGATGCTGGAAGCTGTCATCGAGAAGGAACAGTGGGCGGGACTAGGCTGTCCTGAAGTGTGAGGGGAGGGGCATAGTGGGATGTGACCTCTGTGCAGACTTGTTGAGACCATTGTCTTAATGACATCCTCTTCCTGGTATAATTTGCCATTTTGCAACTTGAATCCACTCTTGTCAATTTAAGGGATCTCATGAGGATTTGGAGATGGAGTAAGTAGCTTCTAGACCAGATACTACTACCTGTGGCCATAGTGCTGTCTACTAGTTGACCACTGGCCCTACTACACCCAAAATGCTCCTCGAGAAAGAGGGAATCTCAGCCTCTCACTGGAGACACTATGCATGTTTTCAGCCATCTGACCAGGAACTGGGGCCTTCTTTGTTGCCTAGTCAGGAACACTTACCAGATTTCCAGGGTATCATCTAATCCTGGCCTGCACATGGGAATGTGGACTTGAGGCCCACATCTGTCTGTCCAAGTGGACTGAGCAAATGTGCCTAGGGGCAGATAGCCTGTTAAcagtcaggtttttgttttttgtttttaacgcATGCAagtaatcaaaattaaaactagagTAGCCTAATTTCCAGGAGTAGGTGGAGAGCTTTCCCTCCTACACAATGAGGAGAATTTTGAACCGTCAGTCCCAGCTTGCTAATAAGTGAGAAAGCCCAGGGTGTAAGAAGGCTCTTTTTGCACACTTTTCTCATGAGAGTGCCCTATTTTaacaggaaataataaatattgtttctaatttttgcattgtgtgaaatttttttcttttgattctggGTCATTTCAGCAAGCAACCTCTGTGGCCTTGGTGGAGGCTGTTAGGGATCCAGTTTCCTTCCCTGGTTGCTTCAGGCAGGGGTTCTagcaagagaaagaggaggaagtttTGGGCAGCCCAACCTTCCCTGAGTGCCCCAGCTCCAGCTGCTGGAGGgtaaggtggggtggggtgggatggggcaaCTTGATTGGTAACTGTTCCCATAGCTCTCAGTGCAAGCCTGGCATGCAGGCCCCCACAGGGCCGAGCCTACAGCCCATCCCTTCATTCCTTCACCTCTCTGCCCTCAGCCATGGGTGTCTTAGCTAACGGATGGAGAGTCAATTGTTCTAAAAGGCCAAAAGCAATCCTGAGTTTTCATATGCACTTTGGGGTCACTGTGTGATCTGATGTCTGGCATTACTAATCAGTCTGATGATGATGACCAGGTGCAGCCGGAGGAGGTGAGGGCGTCAGAATGGAGAGTCACAAGCTAGTCTGTCCtcggctgggggagggagaggctaCCAGAGCTGGGCTTCTCTGTTGTTGTCCCATCTGGCAGTCACAGTTCTGGCACTTCCCGCCTCACTGCCTCTGCACAGAGATCCTTGGACTTTGGCTTTAGAGTTATCACTAAGTGTAAATGGGTGAGAGAGGAAGGGACCCACCCCCATCTGGGAGTGGGTGTGGCCAACCTGGCTGGAAGCTGAAGATTTGGGGGTTTAAGGAaggaggatttatttctgggaagATATTTCTGGATGATGGTCAAgtaaaaaaataacagtttttggggcttccctggtggcgcagtggttgagagtccgcctgccgatgcaggggacacgggttcgtgccccagtccgggaagatcccacatgttgcggagcggctaggcctgtccggctctgcgcgtctggagcctgtgttccacaacgagagaggccacaacagtgagaggcccacgtaccgcaaaaaaaacaaaacaaaaacaaaaaaaaacagttttaggGATGAAAATTGTGTGCACTCTGCCTGGGAAGATTAATTCAGTGTTATGCTTTTCCCTTCTCATGCTGCAGGATATCTTTGTTTAATTTCTCACAGATTTGGAGATGGCCACATATGTGTCTCCTGGAGCTCTTCTAGGCACTGCCCAGTCCTTGAGACAGTCCTGAAACCTTGGCCTTTTCCCGGGAGCTCCTGTGAGTGCATTTGCATTCTAACCAAATGCCAGCCATTCCCATGGCTCAAGATCACTTTCACATCTCTGCTTCTGGATAATTTACCCTTTGAAACAgcttccattttaaaatggaatattttgatTCCTTGATATTAGTGGTGGTAGATTCTTCTACTCCTTTGGGTATTCAATAGATGTTAAGTCAAATAAGGAAGTGCCTGGAGGCATATTTGTGAAGGGAGCAGAGCAGATGGTGAGTAACTCCCTCCTGGCTGGCACTTTCTGTTAATGATGCACTTTGAAATGCCACCTGTTCCTGATATATCTCTTCTCTCCctgacgggggtggggggtggggtgggtacgGGTAGGGGAGAGATTGGGGCCCTCCCAAGCAATTTCTCGGACTGTCACAGACAGCCTTAAGTAGAAGCCAGTGATTGTTACAACCAGCCAATGATAACAGCCTCATTCAGGCACAAAGAAGAGTATAATTGGGTCAAAGGTAAAGGACAGAGGGCAGGTTGTTTTAACCTCAGCCTATTAGAGGCAATAGTAGCACCATTTCTGCTGTAAGGTCATAGCATCTCTACCCACAGTTCTTTCACCACAATTCTTTTGAGGCTAGAAACCCTTATTCCTTTTCCAGCCGCTTTATGGATTCATTCTCATCTCTTTACCCCATGTAACTCAGTGTTTAATGGGTAGGGATTTATACCCCCATTTTCAGATGTGGAAGCCAAAGCTCAGACAGGGTAAACTGATCTACCAAGATCATTGGCAAATTGATAACAGAGTGTGGACAATAGAGTGGTGTCTGGG encodes:
- the SLC25A20 gene encoding mitochondrial carnitine/acylcarnitine carrier protein, with the translated sequence MADQAKPISPLKNLLAGGFGGMCLVFVGHPLDTVKVRLQTQPPSLPGQPPMYSGTFDCFRKTLMREGITGLYRGMAAPIIGVTPMFAVCFFGFGLGKKLQQRHPEDVLSYPQLFAAGMLSGVFTTGIMTPGERIKCLLQIQASSGETKYTGALDCAKKLYKEAGIRGIYKGTVLTLMRDVPASGMYFMTYEWLKNIFTPEEKSVNELSAPRILVAGGIAGIFNWAVAIPPDVLKSRFQTAPPGKYPNGFRDVLRELIRNEGITSLYKGFNAVMIRAFPANAACFLGFEVAMKFLNWAMPNL